The following are encoded in a window of Rhizobium sp. WYJ-E13 genomic DNA:
- a CDS encoding DoxX family protein encodes MHALEIRLASLARPLFGAPWMRFIAYLGLCAAYLQGGLNKLTDFPGAIGEMNHFGLSPAPLFAVFVIIMELVASLMILIGLFRWLGALALGAFTLLATFLALRFWELPVGMERFMAANSFFEHLGLVGGFLLVAWLDLREKA; translated from the coding sequence ATGCATGCCCTTGAAATCCGACTTGCGTCCCTCGCCCGTCCTCTCTTCGGCGCGCCGTGGATGCGCTTCATCGCCTATCTCGGCCTCTGTGCCGCCTATCTGCAGGGCGGTCTCAACAAGCTCACGGATTTTCCGGGCGCGATCGGCGAAATGAACCATTTCGGCCTGTCGCCCGCTCCGCTTTTCGCCGTGTTCGTCATCATCATGGAGCTTGTAGCCTCACTCATGATTCTCATCGGCCTTTTTCGATGGCTGGGCGCGCTCGCCCTCGGCGCCTTCACGCTGCTCGCCACCTTCCTCGCCCTGCGTTTCTGGGAATTACCCGTGGGAATGGAGCGCTTCATGGCTGCCAATTCCTTCTTCGAACATCTGGGCCTCGTCGGCGGCTTCCTGCTCGTCGCCTGGCTCGATCTCAGGGAAAAAGCATAA
- a CDS encoding YoaK family protein, whose amino-acid sequence MRPALPVLLSLTGGYVDTAGFLALGGLFPAHVTGNFVTLGAALTHGTTGIIAKLLALPVFCLTILLLRYLTHNVPPGDEKGLRILLVIKLLFLIAGGACAIWLSPFANPDGLPLVATGMLLVIAMAIQNTAHRIHLGASPPSTLMTGTTTQIMIDLADLAHGSAGDQAKPVKSRLSHMVVAVFAFALGCGLAALLYATVGTWCFALPPLFALVSVCLAFAGPQTT is encoded by the coding sequence ATGCGTCCAGCCCTGCCCGTACTTCTGAGCCTCACCGGCGGTTATGTCGATACAGCCGGTTTCCTGGCGCTCGGCGGCCTCTTCCCCGCCCATGTCACCGGCAACTTCGTGACATTGGGTGCGGCACTGACCCACGGCACGACGGGCATCATCGCCAAGCTTCTGGCGCTGCCGGTCTTCTGTCTGACGATCCTCCTGCTGCGCTACCTCACGCACAATGTGCCGCCCGGCGACGAGAAGGGCCTGCGCATCCTGCTCGTCATAAAGCTTCTCTTCCTGATTGCCGGCGGCGCCTGCGCCATCTGGCTTTCCCCCTTCGCCAATCCCGATGGACTGCCGCTGGTCGCAACCGGCATGCTGCTCGTCATCGCCATGGCGATCCAGAACACCGCCCACCGCATCCATCTCGGCGCCTCACCGCCGAGCACGCTGATGACCGGCACTACGACGCAAATCATGATCGACCTAGCCGACCTCGCCCATGGCAGCGCCGGCGATCAGGCAAAGCCCGTAAAGAGCCGACTGTCGCATATGGTGGTCGCCGTCTTCGCCTTCGCGCTCGGCTGCGGCCTTGCCGCCCTGCTGTATGCCACGGTCGGCACCTGGTGCTTTGCGCTACCGCCGCTCTTTGCGCTGGTTTCGGTCTGCCTGGCTTTCGCCGGCCCGCAAACGACCTGA
- a CDS encoding glyoxalase: MLRLSLALVALLGLAGAPALAASPQFGVGAQYDTTHVYVAPGDVDAFAKSFLATFGGTSTKQVTATVTPTPSSTTSQLLQTPVGTVSLFGFKTSIPYPFGAERTGYLVTDLDKAVAAAKAAGADVIVSAFPDPIGRDAVIQWPGGVNMQLYWHTTKPDYPAFTTVPENRVYVSPDRVAAFTHAFLAFSHGKLVSDDKKAPGVEIGLPDTTFHRLRIDSIFGRMTVLVTDGHLPFPYGREMTGYETADLDATLRKARNSGAEILVAPYQSGDRRAAMVEFPGGYIAEIHAVAAK, translated from the coding sequence ATGCTTCGTCTATCGTTAGCCCTTGTTGCCCTTCTCGGCTTGGCCGGCGCCCCAGCGCTGGCCGCCTCACCGCAATTCGGCGTCGGCGCGCAATATGACACGACCCATGTCTATGTCGCCCCCGGCGACGTGGACGCCTTTGCCAAGAGCTTCCTCGCCACCTTTGGCGGCACCAGCACCAAGCAGGTGACCGCAACGGTGACGCCGACGCCGAGCAGCACCACGTCGCAGCTTCTGCAGACGCCGGTTGGTACCGTCTCGCTCTTCGGCTTCAAGACGTCGATCCCCTACCCGTTCGGCGCCGAACGCACAGGCTATCTCGTCACCGATCTCGACAAGGCGGTCGCCGCGGCAAAGGCGGCCGGCGCCGATGTCATCGTCTCCGCTTTCCCGGATCCGATCGGCCGCGACGCCGTCATCCAGTGGCCGGGCGGCGTCAACATGCAGCTTTACTGGCATACAACCAAGCCAGACTATCCCGCCTTCACGACAGTCCCGGAAAACCGCGTCTACGTGTCGCCCGACCGTGTCGCAGCCTTCACCCACGCCTTCCTTGCCTTCTCGCATGGCAAACTCGTCTCCGACGATAAGAAGGCGCCTGGCGTCGAAATCGGCCTGCCGGACACGACATTCCATCGCCTGCGCATCGATTCCATCTTCGGCCGCATGACGGTGCTCGTCACCGATGGCCACCTGCCCTTCCCCTATGGCCGCGAGATGACGGGATATGAGACTGCCGATCTCGACGCGACGCTCCGGAAGGCTAGGAATAGCGGCGCCGAAATCCTCGTTGCGCCCTATCAATCCGGCGACCGCCGCGCCGCCATGGTGGAATTCCCGGGTGGCTATATTGCCGAAATCCACGCCGTCGCAGCAAAGTAA
- a CDS encoding alpha/beta fold hydrolase — protein sequence MPTITTKDGTTIYYQDWGNGQPILFSHGWPLSGDAWEVQMLYFAQQGYRVIAHDRRGHGKSSQPWNGNNMDQYADDLAELIEKLDLKNLIMIGHSTGGGEVAHYIGRHGTSRVAKVVLVGAVPPLMLKTPENPEGTPIEVFDGIRKGTAGDRSQFYRDLTIPFYGFNRDGAKVNEGLRETFWLMGMAGGIKGHYDCIHEFSEVDYSEDLRKIDVPALLIHGDADQIVPIKAAAEKGIKLLRNGTLKVYPGAPHGLAQTEADKFNADVLAFIKA from the coding sequence ATGCCGACGATCACCACCAAGGACGGAACGACGATCTATTATCAGGATTGGGGCAACGGTCAGCCGATCCTCTTCTCCCATGGTTGGCCTCTGTCGGGCGATGCCTGGGAAGTCCAGATGCTCTACTTTGCCCAGCAGGGCTACCGCGTTATCGCCCATGATCGCCGCGGACACGGCAAGTCCTCCCAGCCGTGGAACGGCAACAATATGGATCAGTATGCCGATGACCTCGCCGAACTCATCGAGAAGCTCGACCTCAAGAACCTCATCATGATCGGCCATTCCACCGGCGGCGGCGAAGTCGCCCATTATATCGGCCGCCATGGCACGAGCCGCGTCGCCAAGGTCGTGCTCGTCGGCGCCGTACCGCCGCTGATGCTGAAGACGCCTGAAAATCCCGAGGGCACGCCGATCGAGGTCTTCGACGGCATCCGCAAGGGCACGGCCGGCGACCGCTCGCAATTCTACCGCGACCTCACCATCCCCTTCTACGGCTTCAACCGCGACGGCGCCAAGGTCAACGAAGGCCTGCGCGAAACCTTCTGGCTGATGGGCATGGCCGGCGGCATCAAGGGCCATTACGATTGCATCCATGAATTCTCCGAGGTCGATTACAGCGAAGACCTCAGGAAGATCGACGTTCCGGCCCTGCTCATCCACGGCGATGCCGACCAGATCGTGCCGATCAAGGCAGCCGCCGAAAAGGGCATCAAGCTTCTGAGGAACGGCACGCTGAAGGTTTATCCGGGTGCCCCGCACGGCCTCGCCCAGACGGAAGCCGACAAGTTCAACGCCGACGTCCTCGCCTTCATCAAGGCGTAA